A window of Variovorax sp. HW608 genomic DNA:
GTCGAGGAATACTGCATCAGCGAGGGCTGGATCAAGGTGCCGGCAAGCCGGGCGCTCGACCGCAAGGGTCAGCCCCTGCTGATCAAGCTCAAGGGCCAGGTGGAAGTCTTCTACAAGTAAGAGCGGCCATGCAGCAGGACAACGCCGCCGCGCTGCCTCAGCCCGAATCGAACTGATCGGCGTTGCGCCCGCGGAACGGCGCGTAGAAGGCCCGGATGCGGGCGATGTCGGCCTCGACATCGTCGCTCGGGTCGACCAGCGGGCCGAGGCCGCAGGTCCGCGTACCCCAGTCGAGGTAGGACTGCAGGATCGGCAGCCCGGCGCCGCGCGCGATGTGATGGAAGCCGGCCTTCCATTGGCGGGTGCGGCGGCGGGTGCCTTCGGGCGCCACCACCAGTTGCAGCGGGCCGGGTGCGGACTTCAGCGCCTCGATCGAGGCCGCGATCAGGTTGTTGGACCGGTCGCGATGCACCGGAATGCCGCCGAGCCAGCGCATCAGCCAGCCGAAGGGCGGGCGAAAGAGCGAGGCCTTGCCCATCCAGCGGATGCGCATGCCCAGCGCGAAGGCCGCCAGGAGCGTGAAAGGGAAGTCCCAGTTGCTCGTGTGCGGCGCCGCGATGACGACGCAGCGCACCGCGCGCGCCGACAGCTCGCCCTGCACCTGCCAGCCGAGCAGGCGCAGCACGCGGCGCGAAGTGGACCGCAGCATCGGCTCCAGCAAGGGCGTGTCGAAGATGGTCCGGGGCATGGGCCGCAAGCATAGGACACCAAGCCGGCCCTACACTGCGCCCCATGCCCGAGCCCGCGGAACCGAAGATCGACGCCGGATTGCCGCCGGCGGCGGGCCCGCTGCACGCCGCGCCGGTCGACCATGCAGCGCGCCGGATGGTGGCGCTGCTCGGCGCCGCGATCGCGGCGGGCTTCGAGGCCGGTGCGATCAGCTACGTGCTGCCGGCGATGCGCGCCGCAACCGGCGCCTCGGCGCAGCTGGCCTCGTGGCTGTTGTCGGTGTTCGTCGCCGCGACGCTCGTCGCGGTGCCGCTGGCCGCCTTGGCCGTTCGCCGCATCGGCGCGACGCGGCTGTTGCGCGGCTGCCTGGTGCTTGCCGTCGTCGCGGGCGGCCTGGCCAGCGTGTTGCCCAGCCCCGACGGCGTGCTGGTCGCGCGGGCGCTGCAGGGGCTGGCCCATGGTCCCTTGCTGCCGCTGGTGGCGGCCGTCATCGTGACGCACTGGCCGCCGCCGCAGCATGGCCGGCTGCTCGGACAGGTGTCGATGGCCTATGGCCTGACCTACGTGGTGGCCACCATCGGCACGCCGTGGCTGCTGCAGTTCGGCTGGCGCAGTGCGTTCTCGTTCGGCGCCTGCCTCGCGCTGCTGTCGCTGGCATGGCCGCTGCCGGCCTCGGCCGCATCGCATGACGGCGAGCGGCCCGCGCCGTGGTGGCTGGCCTTCAGCCGGCCGATGCTTCCCGCCATCCTGCTCGCGCTGGGCACGGGCGCCGGTCAGTCCGCGCTGGTGTGGATGCCGACGGTCGCGGCCACGCGGCTCGGCCTGGGCATGACCGCCACCGCGCCGCTGATGGTGCCGCTGCTGCTCGGCGGCCTCATCGCCACTGCCTGCGTGATCCGCTGGCTGGACCGCCTGGGCTCGCGCCCGCTGGTCATCGCCGGCCTCGCGAGCGCGGTCGCGGGCGTGCTGCTGGTCGTGGCCGCGCCCGCGGGGCCGGGTTTCTTCATGGCCGGCGGCGCGGCGCTGGGCTTCGGCATCGGCATGCTCTCGGGCGGGCCCTTGCGCTACGCCGCGGCGCGTGCGCTGCCGCGCGATGCGCAAGGGCTGGCACAAGGCGCGGTGGCGTGGCTCACCGACGTCGGACTGCTCGCGGGCAGCGTGGTGGTGGGCCACATTGCCGGGCGGGGCACCGATGCGCGCAGCGCGCTCGAAGCGGCCCTGTCCGTGGTCGGCGTGCTGATGCTGCTTTGCGCGCCGGCCATCTTCCGGTTGCCGCGGCAGCACGGGGCGGCCCCGTGACGATCACCCGCCCCGCCGACACTGCGCCCCCCGTCGGGCTCGAAGACGGCGCCCGGGCGCTGCTCGGCCGCTGCGCGATCTTCCGCCGATGCAGCGCGGCCGATCTCGCGGCGCTGGCCGGCAGCACGCGCTGGATCGACTACGAAGGCGGCGCCGACCTCGTGCGCGAAGGCGACATGCCGGAGGAACTGCTCATCATCGAGCACGGCGAGGCGCAGGTGCTCAAGCGCGGCGCGAACGGCGCCGAGCACCTGATCAACCGCGTCGGGCCCGGCGACTCGATCGGCGAGATGGCGCTGTTCGACCTCGTGCCGCGCTCTGCCACCGTGCGCGCCGAGGGACCGGTGCGCGGTCTCTCGCTGCCCCTCGCCGACATCGTGCACCTGGCCGAATCGCGGCCCTCGCTGGTGCCGGTGCTGATGGACATCGGCGCGCTCGTGGCCGAACGCCTGCGCGTGACCAGCGCCAACGCCGCCGCCGCGGCCGATCGCATCCTGGCGCAGGAGCGCACGCGCGCAGTGATGGGTCGCTTCACGCTGCTCTTGATGCTCGCCTACACGCTCTACACCTGGGTGCTCGGCACTGCGATGCGCGTCAAGGAGACCTTCGGCCACAGCGAGTTCATCACCGTGCCGGCGATCGTCGTGTGCTGCGCGATCCTGTTCGCCTTCGTGCGGGTGTCGCGCTATCCGGCGCGCTTCTTCGGGCTCACGACCGAGAACGCCGGCCCGCATGCGCGCGAGGCAGTGCTCTTCACCCTGCCGCTGATGGCGGCCACGGTGCTGCTCAAGCTCGCCCTGGTGACCTGGGTGCCGGCGATGCACGGGCAACCGCTCTTTCGGATGTTCTCGCCGTTGCCGTCCGGAAACGGCTTCAATCCATGGCTGGCCGCGGCGTACGTGGTCTTCGCGCCGTTCCAGGAGCTGATCTATCGCGGCGGCGTGCAGGGGCCGTTGTCGCACTTCCTCACCGGGCGCTGGAGCACCTGGCTCGCCATCGTCGGCGCGAACGTCATCTTTTCGGCGGCGCACCTGTATGTGTCGCCGGGGCTGGCGGTGGTCGCCTTCGTCGCGGGGCTGTTCTGGGGCTGGCTCTATGCGCGGCAGGGCGGGCTCGTCGGCGTGTCGGTGTCCCACGTGCTGCT
This region includes:
- a CDS encoding lysophospholipid acyltransferase family protein, coding for MPRTIFDTPLLEPMLRSTSRRVLRLLGWQVQGELSARAVRCVVIAAPHTSNWDFPFTLLAAFALGMRIRWMGKASLFRPPFGWLMRWLGGIPVHRDRSNNLIAASIEALKSAPGPLQLVVAPEGTRRRTRQWKAGFHHIARGAGLPILQSYLDWGTRTCGLGPLVDPSDDVEADIARIRAFYAPFRGRNADQFDSG
- a CDS encoding MFS transporter, with amino-acid sequence MPEPAEPKIDAGLPPAAGPLHAAPVDHAARRMVALLGAAIAAGFEAGAISYVLPAMRAATGASAQLASWLLSVFVAATLVAVPLAALAVRRIGATRLLRGCLVLAVVAGGLASVLPSPDGVLVARALQGLAHGPLLPLVAAVIVTHWPPPQHGRLLGQVSMAYGLTYVVATIGTPWLLQFGWRSAFSFGACLALLSLAWPLPASAASHDGERPAPWWLAFSRPMLPAILLALGTGAGQSALVWMPTVAATRLGLGMTATAPLMVPLLLGGLIATACVIRWLDRLGSRPLVIAGLASAVAGVLLVVAAPAGPGFFMAGGAALGFGIGMLSGGPLRYAAARALPRDAQGLAQGAVAWLTDVGLLAGSVVVGHIAGRGTDARSALEAALSVVGVLMLLCAPAIFRLPRQHGAAP
- a CDS encoding cyclic nucleotide-binding domain-containing protein — its product is MTITRPADTAPPVGLEDGARALLGRCAIFRRCSAADLAALAGSTRWIDYEGGADLVREGDMPEELLIIEHGEAQVLKRGANGAEHLINRVGPGDSIGEMALFDLVPRSATVRAEGPVRGLSLPLADIVHLAESRPSLVPVLMDIGALVAERLRVTSANAAAAADRILAQERTRAVMGRFTLLLMLAYTLYTWVLGTAMRVKETFGHSEFITVPAIVVCCAILFAFVRVSRYPARFFGLTTENAGPHAREAVLFTLPLMAATVLLKLALVTWVPAMHGQPLFRMFSPLPSGNGFNPWLAAAYVVFAPFQELIYRGGVQGPLSHFLTGRWSTWLAIVGANVIFSAAHLYVSPGLAVVAFVAGLFWGWLYARQGGLVGVSVSHVLLGFWAFEVVDLGVLE